The Diabrotica virgifera virgifera chromosome 10, PGI_DIABVI_V3a genome has a window encoding:
- the LOC126878481 gene encoding uncharacterized protein LOC126878481: MLILFDFHFKTISGSSNGETEGAKRDDEDKPESLTIIRDEVGQHEQSSLAVSQNPNFEVEVFGDPLALDSHSKSSGPTNSSSESRPTINSEGKVKELSSNHIIKDIGLYVNNKPDDYTKYLLLEEHWKPPSNYVYPYSENSKGVKRYLSKTHLKNHPWLVLSESKKGLFCKYCALFAQEKAGHNKGVKLGRLVIEPLTRFKDLTGKDGDL; the protein is encoded by the exons atgttaattttgtttgattttcacTTTAAAACAATTTCAGGTAGCAGTAATGGTGAGACTGAGGGTGCAAAACGAGACGATGAAGATAAACCCGAATCACTTACAATAATTCGAGATGAAGTGGGACAACATGAGCAAAGCTCGCTTGCTGTGTCACAAAACCCAAACTTCGAAGTGGAAGTTTTCG GAGATCCTCTGGCCTTGGATTCACACTCAAAAAGCAGTGGACCTACCAACTCCTCAAGCGAATCCAGACCTACAATTAACTCTGAAGGTAAAGTGAAAGAGCTCTCTTCAAATCATATCATCAAAGATATAGGGCTATATGTAAATAACAAGCCTGATGATTACACAAAATATCTTCTTTTGGAAGAACATTGGAAGCCACCCTCAAACTACGTGTATCCATATTCAGAAAACTCAAAGGGCGTTAAAAGGTATTTGTCTAAAACCCACCTAAAAAATCATCCATGGCTTGTACTTTCAGAGTCGAAGAAAGGTTTGTTCTGTAAATACTGTGCACTTTTCGCCCAAGAAAAGGCAGGTCACAATAAGGGCGTGAAGCTGGGGAGACTTGTAATTGAACCTTTGACACGGTTTAAAGACTTAACAGGAAAAGATGGCGACTTGTAA